A stretch of DNA from Gimesia chilikensis:
ATAACAGGACAAGTCTATTTCCTGGCCAATTCACCTCCACCCAAAAAAATCACAAATCTCTCGCGGTTCAGTTGGTTCCGGGGGGCGGGTCTGGTATCTTCGGGTGTGGAAAACCTGAACGGTTTCAATCTGACATTTCGTGTTTCGCTCGCATGAAATGAGCTCTTGCCGGGGTTGTTGTCTGTGTGTGGCATCGTCGGTTTTTTGGCCAGGCGCGACGCTGATCGCGAACGTCTGGGACAACTCGTCACTCCCATGCTGGAATGCATGGCGACCCGCGGACCTGACTCCGCAGGCCTGGCTCTGTTTCACCGTCCACTCCCTGCCTCCCGGCGGTTTGCGCTCTCCACCCGTGATCGCGGATTTGACTGGCAGGCGCTGGCTGAATCCTGTCAACAAGAACTGGGTCTGCCTGCGCCGGTCGCCGCTCTCGATAATCATGCGTCGCTCGTCAGCGAACTCCAGCCGGACATTTTTAAACCCTGGCTGACCTCGACGTTTCCCGAGGTGCATCTGCTCTCAACGGGACACGCGATTGAAATCTTCAAAGACGAAGGGCATCCCGAAGAGATTGCCCGGCGGTTCCACTTTACCGAAATGGTGGGCACGCACGTTGTGGGACATACGCGAATGGCGACCGAATCGGCGGTCTCGCCGGCTCATGCACATCCCTTTACGGCCGGTGAGGATTTCTGCCTGGTGCATAACGGTTCGCTGTCGAACCCCTACAGTGTGCGGCGGAAGCTGGAGAGCCTGGGAATCGCCTTTGAAACGGATAACGATACAGAAGCGGGCTGTCGTTTTCTGGAATGGCGGATGCGGGAGGGGGACACGCTGGAGACCGCCATCGAAGTGGCCCAGGCGGAACTGGACGGTTTTTACACCTTCCTGATGGCAACCGCTGACAAGCTGGTGCTCGTGCGGGATGCCTTTGCCTGCAAGCCCGCGGTCGTCGCGGAGACGGACGATTATGTCGCCGTCAGTTCGGAATTTCGTTCCCTGGCACACCTGCCCGATATCAAACATGCTCACGTGTATGAGCCGGCTCCAGAACAGATTTATTCATGGTCAGTCTGAAACAGCTTGATTTAACCGATTTGAGTGTCCGCCAGGTCAACGAGTACCTGCACGGGGGACTGCTGGAAGAACGCCCCGCGCGGGTGGAGATCCTGAACCCCGACGGTCTGCACAGCATTGCCGCCGGCCTGGATACGGAAGTGGATATCGATATCCTGGGGCACGCGGGCTATTTCATCGCGGGAATGAATCAGCGGGCCCGGGTGACGATTCACGGAAACGTCGGCTGGAGTGTGGCGGAGAACATCATGTCGGGCGTGGTTCGCGTGAAAGGACATGCGTCTGAATGTGCGGGGGCTTCGGGACACGGCGGACTTTTAGTGATTGAAGGAGACGCCTCTTCCCGGTGTGGCATTTCGCTGAAAGGGACCGAGATTGTTGTCGGGGGGAGTGTCGGTCACTTCTCTGCTTTCATGGCACAGGCGGGGACGCTGGTGGTCTGTGGCGATGCCGGCCCGAACCTGGGTGATTCGCTGTATGAAGCAACGATCTACGTCCGCGGATCCATTCACAGTTTTGGTGCTGACGCCCGCGAAGAAGAGATGCAGGCAGACGATTTTGAAAAGGTCGCGGAACTACTGTCACGGGCGGAGATGAATTATGACGCCCGCGAATTCAAACGGGTCAGCTCGGCCCGCAGTCTGTATCACTGGAATGCGGACGCCCATCAGGAATATTAAACCACGTACTGCAACGAAATCAGCAGCGGAGAGCAAGTGTGAGTTCGGACAAGTCGATTCAACGCGAAGAGAGTGCCAGTTTCAACGAGCATTCCCTCTTTTACATCCGGCAGGCCGCTGAGTACGGGCTGTATGAGATCCGCGGCATGGGTGCGAAACGGCGTGTGCCCAGCTTCGACGATCTGATTTTCCTCTCCGCGTCCGCGTCGCGGTATCCGCTGGAAGGTTACCGTGAAAAATGCGAATCGAAAACGGTGCTGGGCACGCGATATGCGAAGCAGCCGATCGAGCTGGAGATTCCGATCACCATTGCGGGGATGAGCTTTGGCTCGCTCTCTGCGAATGTGAAGGAAGCGTTGGGTCAGGCGGCGACGCAGATGGGAACTTCCACGACGACGGGCGACGGCGGAATGACGCCGGAAGAGCGGGAATCGTCTAAGACTTTAGTCTATCAGTGTCTGCCTTCGCGTTACGGATTCAATCCTAACGATCTGCGTAAAGCGGATGCGATCGAGATGGTGCTCGGCCAGGGCGCGAAACCCGGGGGCGGTGGGATGCTGCTGGGGCAGAAGGTTTCTCCCCGTGTGGCACAGATGCGGACGCTGCCCGAAGGGATTGATCAGCGGTCGGCCTGTCGGCATCCGGACTGGACGGGGCCCGATGATCTGAAAATCAAAATCGAAGAACTGCGGGAGATCACCGACTGGAAGATTCCGGTGTACGTCAAGATGGGCGCGACGCGCGTGCGGGAGGACGTGAAGCTGGCGGTCAAAGCGGGCGCGGATGTCGTGGTGATTGACGGGATGCAGGGTGGGACTGCAGCGACGCAGCAGGTCTTCATCGAACATACGGGGATTCCGACCCTGGCCGCGTTGCCCCTGGCGGTCGAAGCGCTCAGCGATATGAACGTGCTGGGTGAAGTGCAGCTGATTATTTCGGGGGGGATCCGCACGGGAGCCGACGTCGCCAAGGCCCTCGCACTGGGTGCGGATGCGGTTTCGATTGGTCAGGGCGTGCTCGTCGCGCTGGGTTGTAACCATCATGCGTATCAGCGGGCGGACGGAGAAGAGGTCGACGTCACCGCGGACTATGCAAAACTGGGAACGGCACCCGGCTATTGTCATCACTGTCATACGGGACAGTGTCCGGTGGGCATTACCACGCAGGATCCCGAACTGGAACCCCGGTTGATTCCGGAGGTCGGAGCGAAGCGTCTCAAGAATTATCTGCAGGTTCTGAACATGGAGCTGACGACCCTGGCACGGGCCTGCGGCAAGTCGAACGTACATCATCTGGAGAAAGAAGATCTGGCCGCGCTGACTGTTGAGGCAGCGGCGATGGCCAAAGTCCCCCTGGCCGGAACCAGCTGGATTCCGGGCACTGGTTCCGTTTAAGCGCACAAAACGCGGGCCGCAGGCGCAGCAACTGACAATGAGGAACCACGATGAGTGACCGTGAAGCAATCCGGAGCCGTATGAATACCGCCGGGATCGAATTTCTGCTCGCTCAGTTCGTCGACATACACGGTTCGGCTAAAGTGAAAATGGTCCCCTATTCCGGTTTCGATGACATGATCGACTCGGGTGCCGGCTTCGCAGGTGCTGCGGTCTGGGGCGTGGGACAGGGGCCGAGTTCGCATGACATGCTGGCCCGGATTGATCTCGCCACCTACACGCCGCTCCCCTGGAAAGAGAACACGGCCCGCTTCGCTGCGGACCTGTTCGTGGATGGGGAGTCGTATCCTTTTTGCCCGCGGACCAACCTGAAACGGGTCCTCGCGGAAGCTAAACAGAAAGGGTATGTGTTCAATGTGGGGATGGAGCCGGAACACTTCCTGGTGACGAAGAACGCAGACGGAAGCTTGTCGCCCTGGAACCCGGACGGTGTGGATTCGCTGGCCAAACCCTGTTACGACTTCCGCTCGATGGCACCGGCGATGGATTATCTGCAGGAGTTGACCACGGCGTTGAATGAGCTGGGCTGGGGCGTGTATCAGACCGACCATGAAGATGGCAACGGTCAGTACGAGATTAACTTCGATTATCAGGACGCGCTGACCACTGCGGACCGGATCACCTTTTTCAAAATGGCGACGTCACAGATCGCCAAGAA
This window harbors:
- a CDS encoding class II glutamine amidotransferase, with the translated sequence MCGIVGFLARRDADRERLGQLVTPMLECMATRGPDSAGLALFHRPLPASRRFALSTRDRGFDWQALAESCQQELGLPAPVAALDNHASLVSELQPDIFKPWLTSTFPEVHLLSTGHAIEIFKDEGHPEEIARRFHFTEMVGTHVVGHTRMATESAVSPAHAHPFTAGEDFCLVHNGSLSNPYSVRRKLESLGIAFETDNDTEAGCRFLEWRMREGDTLETAIEVAQAELDGFYTFLMATADKLVLVRDAFACKPAVVAETDDYVAVSSEFRSLAHLPDIKHAHVYEPAPEQIYSWSV
- a CDS encoding protein glxC codes for the protein MVSLKQLDLTDLSVRQVNEYLHGGLLEERPARVEILNPDGLHSIAAGLDTEVDIDILGHAGYFIAGMNQRARVTIHGNVGWSVAENIMSGVVRVKGHASECAGASGHGGLLVIEGDASSRCGISLKGTEIVVGGSVGHFSAFMAQAGTLVVCGDAGPNLGDSLYEATIYVRGSIHSFGADAREEEMQADDFEKVAELLSRAEMNYDAREFKRVSSARSLYHWNADAHQEY
- a CDS encoding FMN-binding glutamate synthase family protein, with the translated sequence MSSDKSIQREESASFNEHSLFYIRQAAEYGLYEIRGMGAKRRVPSFDDLIFLSASASRYPLEGYREKCESKTVLGTRYAKQPIELEIPITIAGMSFGSLSANVKEALGQAATQMGTSTTTGDGGMTPEERESSKTLVYQCLPSRYGFNPNDLRKADAIEMVLGQGAKPGGGGMLLGQKVSPRVAQMRTLPEGIDQRSACRHPDWTGPDDLKIKIEELREITDWKIPVYVKMGATRVREDVKLAVKAGADVVVIDGMQGGTAATQQVFIEHTGIPTLAALPLAVEALSDMNVLGEVQLIISGGIRTGADVAKALALGADAVSIGQGVLVALGCNHHAYQRADGEEVDVTADYAKLGTAPGYCHHCHTGQCPVGITTQDPELEPRLIPEVGAKRLKNYLQVLNMELTTLARACGKSNVHHLEKEDLAALTVEAAAMAKVPLAGTSWIPGTGSV